One Paraburkholderia kururiensis DNA window includes the following coding sequences:
- a CDS encoding NAD(P)/FAD-dependent oxidoreductase — protein MKFDAVVLGAGMVGVSVALHLQQRGLAVALVDRRAPGYETSFGNAGLIQREGVYPYAFPRGFGTLLRYALNRSTDVRYHPSALPRLLPFLYRYWYNSRPDRHAAIARAYSTLIEHCISEHRALIEASGAQALLRTGGWVKVFRTAQKFEAEQRQARRWNAEYGVQFDVLDAARLQHDEPWLGHSLIGGLRYTDSDSVSDPNALVTAYARHFEQLGGRILTGDAATLEPQWRVTTDAGVIEARSAVVAMGPWSDLVTTRLGYRLPLAVKRGYHMHYAAQNGARLNQPVLDAEIGYLITPMARGIRLTTGAELALRDAPPTPAQLDAVEPIARKVFPLGERLDATPWLGRRPCTPDMMPVIGPAPRHAGLWFAFGHAHHGLTLGPVTGRLIAEMVTGAQPVVDPTPFRADRF, from the coding sequence ATGAAGTTCGATGCCGTCGTACTCGGCGCAGGCATGGTGGGCGTTTCCGTGGCGCTGCATCTGCAACAGCGCGGACTCGCGGTCGCGCTCGTGGATCGCCGCGCGCCCGGCTACGAAACCTCGTTCGGCAACGCAGGGCTCATTCAACGCGAGGGCGTCTATCCGTATGCCTTCCCGCGCGGCTTCGGCACGCTGCTGCGCTATGCGCTGAACCGCTCCACCGACGTGCGTTACCACCCGTCCGCGCTGCCGCGCCTGCTGCCGTTCCTGTACCGCTACTGGTACAACTCGCGGCCCGACCGTCACGCGGCCATCGCGCGCGCGTATTCCACGCTGATCGAGCATTGCATCAGCGAGCATCGCGCGCTGATCGAGGCATCGGGCGCGCAAGCGCTGCTGCGCACGGGCGGCTGGGTCAAGGTGTTTCGCACGGCGCAGAAGTTCGAAGCGGAACAGCGCCAGGCGCGCCGCTGGAACGCGGAGTACGGCGTGCAGTTCGACGTGCTCGACGCCGCGCGTCTGCAACACGACGAGCCCTGGCTCGGCCACAGTCTCATCGGCGGCCTGCGCTATACGGACTCGGACTCGGTGAGCGACCCGAACGCGCTCGTCACGGCCTACGCGCGCCACTTCGAGCAGTTGGGCGGCCGCATCCTGACGGGCGATGCCGCGACGCTCGAACCGCAATGGCGCGTGACCACCGACGCCGGCGTGATCGAGGCGCGTTCCGCGGTGGTGGCAATGGGACCGTGGTCCGATCTCGTGACGACCCGGCTCGGCTACCGTCTGCCGCTCGCGGTGAAGCGCGGCTATCACATGCACTACGCCGCGCAGAACGGCGCGCGTCTGAACCAGCCCGTGCTGGATGCCGAAATCGGCTACCTCATCACGCCGATGGCGCGCGGCATCCGCCTCACCACCGGCGCCGAACTGGCATTGCGCGACGCGCCGCCCACGCCGGCCCAGCTCGACGCGGTGGAGCCCATCGCGCGCAAGGTGTTTCCGCTCGGCGAACGGCTGGATGCCACGCCGTGGCTGGGCCGTCGCCCCTGCACGCCGGACATGATGCCCGTGATCGGCCCCGCGCCGCGCCATGCCGGCCTGTGGTTCGCGTTCGGACATGCGCATCACGGCCTCACGCTGGGCCCCGTCACGGGACGGCTGATTGCCGAGATGGTGACGGGCGCACAGCCGGTGGTCGATCCGACGCCGTTCCGGGCCGACCGGTTTTGA
- a CDS encoding response regulator, producing the protein MTSHFDSDAAGPPSILIVDDTPAGLAVVMESLADRGFRVLTALDGIEAIERAKYAQPDVILLDVEMPGIDGFETCRRLKAHACTRDIAVVFMTAMTDATDLTEGFAAGGADYVTKPLRLPEVAARIHTQLALRGMQRQLVAQHRELADEAAVRARTEAALGRIREALEERVALRTEELARANARLTAQIEERRRADAKRLASEARFRTIAEASPVPLCIASMPEGRILYTNQPLRALFFGADVTDTAAARDASIVDFCVDPVQRDALIAHLRREGSFVSAEVQLRRADGTTFWAIATARVGTYDDAPAIYVGLSDVTARKQAEEALRASEASLANAQRIARLGDWAWDAARGMVHWSDETWRILGRSRAVAPSYRTYLRAVHPDDRPAVRQAVRELLAGAPAYGIDHRVTGKDGGVPAVRMVRLQAEAAPTPPGGVLRLIGTLQDVTERKLIEQELLASREQLRELGGYMEAVREEERRRIALEIHDELGQLLTALKMDVALLRMRLGTDCEARRKADDMRELAEKTLWMVRNVSNHLRPAALNFGIVSALEWLAEDFARRTGIVCQFRARGGEPTLPDASATAVFRIAQASLTNVARHARASRVDVTLDSTPEGFALRIGDDGCGFDTDAAGKGYSYGLLGMQERARLIGAALRIDSAPGTGTVVSMIIPAESGTTTP; encoded by the coding sequence ATGACGAGCCACTTCGATTCCGACGCTGCGGGGCCGCCCTCCATCCTGATCGTCGACGACACGCCGGCCGGTCTCGCCGTCGTCATGGAAAGCCTTGCCGACAGGGGCTTTCGCGTGCTGACGGCGCTCGACGGCATCGAGGCGATCGAGCGCGCAAAGTACGCCCAGCCCGACGTGATCCTGCTCGACGTGGAGATGCCCGGCATCGACGGCTTCGAGACCTGCCGCCGGCTCAAGGCGCACGCCTGCACGCGCGACATCGCCGTCGTCTTCATGACCGCGATGACCGACGCCACCGACCTCACCGAAGGCTTCGCCGCGGGCGGCGCGGACTACGTGACGAAGCCGCTGCGCCTGCCCGAAGTGGCGGCGCGCATCCACACGCAGCTCGCCTTGCGCGGCATGCAGCGCCAGCTTGTCGCGCAGCACCGCGAACTCGCTGACGAAGCGGCCGTGCGCGCACGCACGGAGGCGGCGCTGGGCCGCATCCGCGAAGCCCTGGAGGAGCGCGTGGCGCTGCGCACCGAAGAGCTTGCGCGCGCGAACGCGCGGCTCACCGCGCAGATCGAGGAACGGCGCCGCGCCGACGCGAAGCGCCTCGCGAGCGAGGCGCGCTTTCGCACCATCGCGGAGGCGAGCCCGGTGCCGCTGTGCATCGCGTCGATGCCCGAGGGGCGCATTCTCTACACCAACCAGCCCCTGCGCGCACTGTTCTTCGGCGCTGACGTTACCGATACCGCCGCCGCGCGGGACGCCAGCATCGTCGACTTCTGCGTGGACCCCGTGCAGCGCGACGCGCTCATCGCGCATCTGCGCCGCGAGGGCAGCTTCGTCAGCGCCGAAGTCCAGTTGCGCCGCGCCGACGGCACGACGTTCTGGGCCATCGCCACCGCGCGCGTGGGCACCTACGACGACGCGCCCGCCATCTACGTGGGCCTGAGCGACGTCACGGCGCGCAAGCAAGCCGAAGAGGCGCTGCGCGCGAGCGAGGCGAGCCTGGCGAACGCCCAGCGCATCGCGCGTCTGGGCGACTGGGCCTGGGACGCGGCGCGCGGCATGGTGCACTGGTCGGACGAAACGTGGCGCATTCTCGGCCGCTCGCGCGCCGTCGCGCCGAGCTACCGCACCTATCTGCGCGCCGTGCATCCCGACGACCGGCCCGCCGTGCGGCAGGCGGTGCGCGAGCTGCTGGCGGGCGCGCCTGCGTACGGCATCGATCACCGCGTGACGGGCAAAGACGGCGGCGTGCCCGCCGTCCGTATGGTGCGCCTGCAGGCCGAGGCCGCGCCCACGCCGCCGGGCGGCGTGTTGCGATTGATCGGCACGCTCCAGGACGTGACCGAACGCAAGCTGATCGAGCAGGAACTGCTGGCGTCGCGCGAGCAACTGCGCGAGCTGGGCGGGTACATGGAAGCCGTGCGCGAGGAAGAGCGGCGACGCATCGCGCTCGAAATCCACGACGAACTGGGGCAGCTTCTGACCGCGCTGAAAATGGATGTGGCGCTGCTGCGCATGCGTCTCGGCACAGACTGCGAGGCGCGGCGCAAGGCCGACGACATGCGCGAGCTCGCGGAAAAAACGCTCTGGATGGTGCGCAACGTCTCGAACCATTTGCGGCCCGCGGCGCTCAACTTCGGCATCGTGTCCGCGCTCGAATGGCTTGCCGAAGACTTCGCGCGGCGCACCGGCATCGTGTGCCAGTTCCGCGCGCGCGGCGGCGAGCCCACGCTGCCCGATGCGTCGGCCACGGCGGTGTTTCGCATCGCCCAGGCGTCGCTCACCAACGTCGCGCGCCACGCGCGGGCCTCGCGCGTGGACGTGACGCTCGACAGCACGCCCGAGGGCTTCGCGCTACGGATCGGCGACGACGGCTGCGGCTTCGACACCGACGCCGCGGGCAAGGGGTATTCTTATGGCCTGCTCGGCATGCAGGAACGGGCGAGGCTGATCGGCGCGGCGCTGCGCATCGACAGCGCGCCGGGCACGGGCACCGTGGTTTCGATGATCATCCCGGCGGAAAGCGGAACAACAACACCATGA
- a CDS encoding response regulator codes for MIHILIADDHAIVRGGLKQIVATTTDIVVAGEAANGAEVVEKLRTCQVDLLLLDMTMPGISGVGLIRRVRTEQPALPILVLSIHNEAQVVSRALRAGATGYVTKDSDPEILLAAIRKLAAGGRFIDPKLVDAIVFEAHAGDAPPHEVLSDREFQVLQMLASGRSINDIADAFALSAKTISTHKMRLMQKLNLTNNAELIRYAIKHGLVAE; via the coding sequence ATGATCCATATCCTGATAGCGGACGACCACGCGATCGTCCGCGGCGGGCTCAAGCAGATCGTCGCCACCACCACCGACATCGTCGTGGCCGGCGAAGCAGCGAACGGCGCCGAAGTGGTGGAGAAGCTGCGCACCTGCCAGGTCGATTTGCTGCTGCTCGACATGACCATGCCGGGCATCAGCGGCGTGGGGCTGATCCGCCGCGTGCGCACCGAGCAGCCTGCGCTGCCCATTCTCGTGCTGAGCATCCACAACGAAGCGCAGGTGGTGTCGCGGGCATTGCGCGCGGGCGCCACGGGCTACGTGACCAAAGACAGCGACCCGGAAATCCTGCTCGCCGCGATCCGCAAGCTCGCGGCGGGCGGCCGCTTCATCGACCCCAAGCTCGTGGACGCCATCGTGTTCGAGGCGCACGCGGGCGACGCGCCGCCGCACGAAGTGCTCTCGGACCGCGAGTTCCAGGTGCTGCAGATGTTGGCCTCGGGGCGCAGCATCAATGACATCGCCGACGCGTTCGCCCTGAGCGCGAAGACCATCAGCACGCACAAGATGCGGCTCATGCAGAAGCTCAACCTGACCAACAACGCGGAGCTGATCCGCTACGCGATCAAGCACGGGCTCGTGGCGGAGTAG
- a CDS encoding amidase — protein MSATVSAHSSERPSERPSDRNALVARSAVELRRLIGAKEISPVELLEACIERIEAINPAVNAITATDYETARAAAREAERKVLAGEPLGLLHGLPLGVKDLEDTAGLLTTYGSPMSRANVPSHDVVLVERLRAAGAIVVAKTNVPELGAGANTRNPVWGATGNPFNTELNAGGSSGGSAAALACDMLPVCTGSDTGGSLRIPAAKCGVVGFRPSPGLVPNSRRLLGWTPISVVGPMGRTVAETALQLAATAGLSASDPLSYDTDPLNFATPPALDLSTLRVGFTEDFGCCDVDDDIRAVFRSRMAALASMVHTCEPVPFDLGDAHRAFDVIRAESFVAGLRDAYARDPGALGPNTRANYEMGAAMTLADSAWAQAEQTRVFRRFQAAFARYDVIVSPTTPVSPFPWRELYAAQINGRAQENYYRWLALTYVVTLTTHPALSLPCGVDHAGMPFGLQIVGPFHGDLKTLAVAQALEHAFDAVPALRRPRPDLSKLTQPNPSLKSIVTAPPVFDAPARAHGGISVA, from the coding sequence ATGTCCGCAACCGTGTCTGCTCATTCGTCCGAACGCCCGTCCGAACGCCCATCCGATCGCAACGCGCTGGTCGCACGCAGTGCCGTCGAACTGCGCCGTCTGATCGGCGCAAAAGAAATCTCGCCTGTCGAACTGCTCGAGGCCTGCATCGAGCGCATCGAAGCAATCAACCCGGCCGTCAACGCGATCACCGCCACGGATTATGAGACGGCCCGCGCCGCGGCCAGGGAAGCCGAGCGCAAGGTGCTGGCGGGCGAACCGCTCGGTCTGCTGCACGGCCTGCCGCTCGGCGTGAAAGACCTCGAAGACACGGCCGGGCTGCTCACCACCTACGGCTCGCCGATGTCGCGGGCCAACGTGCCCTCGCACGACGTCGTGCTGGTAGAGCGCCTGCGCGCCGCGGGCGCCATCGTCGTGGCGAAGACCAACGTGCCCGAACTGGGCGCGGGCGCGAACACGCGCAACCCGGTGTGGGGCGCCACGGGCAATCCGTTCAATACCGAACTCAACGCGGGCGGATCGTCGGGCGGGTCCGCCGCCGCGCTCGCCTGCGACATGCTGCCCGTCTGCACGGGCTCGGACACGGGCGGCTCGCTGCGCATTCCCGCGGCCAAATGCGGCGTGGTGGGCTTTCGTCCGTCGCCGGGGCTCGTGCCGAATTCGCGCCGGCTGCTGGGCTGGACGCCGATTTCGGTGGTCGGTCCGATGGGCCGCACGGTGGCCGAAACCGCGCTGCAACTGGCAGCCACGGCGGGGCTTTCGGCAAGCGACCCGCTCAGCTACGACACCGATCCGCTCAACTTCGCCACGCCGCCCGCGCTCGATCTCTCCACGCTGCGCGTGGGCTTCACCGAAGACTTCGGCTGCTGCGACGTCGACGACGACATCCGCGCCGTGTTCCGCTCGCGCATGGCCGCGCTCGCGTCCATGGTCCATACCTGCGAGCCCGTGCCGTTCGATCTGGGCGACGCGCACCGCGCCTTCGACGTGATTCGCGCGGAAAGCTTCGTGGCGGGTCTGCGCGACGCGTATGCACGCGACCCCGGCGCGCTCGGCCCCAACACGCGCGCGAACTACGAGATGGGCGCCGCGATGACGCTCGCCGACAGCGCCTGGGCGCAAGCCGAGCAGACGCGCGTGTTCCGCCGCTTCCAGGCCGCGTTCGCGCGCTACGACGTGATCGTCTCGCCCACCACGCCGGTCTCGCCGTTCCCGTGGCGCGAACTCTACGCGGCGCAGATCAACGGCCGCGCGCAGGAAAACTACTACCGCTGGCTCGCGCTCACCTACGTGGTCACGCTCACCACGCACCCCGCGCTCTCGCTGCCGTGCGGCGTGGACCACGCGGGCATGCCGTTCGGCCTGCAGATCGTCGGGCCCTTCCACGGCGACCTCAAGACGCTCGCCGTCGCGCAGGCGCTGGAGCATGCGTTCGACGCGGTGCCCGCGCTGCGTCGTCCGCGGCCCGACCTCTCGAAGCTCACGCAGCCGAACCCGTCGCTCAAGTCCATCGTGACGGCTCCGCCCGTGTTCGACGCGCCGGCTCGCGCGCACGGCGGGATCTCCGTGGCGTAA
- a CDS encoding MFS transporter, whose product MSTLALQKAGLSKAQVIAATTLGTALEYYDFTIYSFFAIQIGQLFFPAASPVNQFLLSIGVFGVGFVVRPLGGIVIGGYADRVGRKKAMVLTIMLMAVSCALIATAPTYAVAGLAAPFIVLGARLLQGFAAGGEFGPGTTLLIEHASDTTRAFFASWNFAAIALGIALGAVVATLVNAALPKDALLAWGWRIPFLLGIVAAPVGMLIRQRLEETLGDHTAPHACATCDAAPSSNTGRYAALKAALTTHLKLTVLGTFAELGGSVSVYITAFFLPNYAVRTLHLPQTAAVVSGIVSSLVLFAAAPLAGKLADRYSRKRVLVVSRVILLVTVYPAFAWLSAEPSTLRLCAVSAFLAVFVAGHIVPVLVMIPELFPKPVRATGIALTYVVSASFFGGFSPFIASWLVALTGNVLAPAWYVAAACAVSLVPVIWLRDRTGETLA is encoded by the coding sequence GTGTCCACTCTCGCATTGCAAAAGGCGGGCCTCTCGAAGGCCCAGGTCATCGCCGCGACGACGCTCGGCACGGCGCTCGAGTACTACGACTTCACGATCTACAGCTTCTTCGCCATCCAGATCGGTCAGTTGTTCTTCCCGGCCGCGTCGCCCGTGAACCAGTTCCTGCTCTCCATCGGCGTGTTCGGCGTGGGCTTCGTGGTGCGGCCGCTGGGCGGCATCGTGATTGGCGGCTATGCCGACCGCGTGGGCCGCAAGAAGGCGATGGTGCTCACCATCATGCTGATGGCCGTGAGCTGTGCGCTGATCGCCACCGCGCCGACCTACGCCGTGGCCGGCCTCGCCGCGCCCTTCATCGTGCTGGGCGCGCGTCTGCTGCAGGGCTTCGCCGCGGGCGGCGAGTTCGGCCCCGGCACGACGCTGCTCATCGAGCACGCGTCCGACACGACGCGCGCATTCTTCGCAAGCTGGAATTTCGCGGCCATCGCGCTCGGCATTGCACTGGGCGCCGTGGTGGCGACCCTCGTTAACGCGGCTCTGCCGAAAGACGCCCTGCTCGCCTGGGGCTGGCGCATTCCGTTCCTGCTCGGCATCGTGGCGGCGCCCGTGGGCATGCTGATCCGTCAGCGGCTCGAGGAAACGCTGGGCGACCACACGGCACCTCACGCCTGCGCGACATGCGACGCGGCGCCTTCGTCGAACACCGGGCGTTACGCCGCGCTGAAAGCCGCGCTCACCACGCACCTCAAGCTCACCGTGCTCGGCACGTTTGCGGAGCTGGGCGGCTCGGTGTCCGTCTACATCACCGCCTTCTTCCTGCCGAACTACGCGGTGCGCACGCTGCATCTGCCGCAGACAGCCGCGGTCGTATCAGGCATCGTGAGTTCGCTTGTGCTGTTCGCGGCCGCGCCGCTCGCGGGCAAACTCGCGGACCGCTACAGCCGCAAGCGCGTGCTGGTGGTCTCGCGCGTCATTTTGCTGGTGACGGTTTATCCTGCGTTTGCGTGGCTCTCGGCCGAGCCGTCGACGCTCCGGCTCTGCGCCGTCTCCGCGTTTCTCGCGGTGTTCGTCGCCGGGCACATCGTGCCGGTGCTCGTGATGATCCCCGAGCTGTTTCCGAAGCCCGTGCGCGCCACGGGCATCGCGCTCACCTACGTGGTGAGCGCGTCGTTCTTCGGCGGCTTCTCTCCGTTCATCGCGAGCTGGCTCGTGGCGCTGACGGGCAACGTGCTGGCGCCCGCGTGGTATGTCGCCGCGGCCTGCGCCGTGTCGCTCGTGCCGGTGATCTGGCTGCGCGACCGCACGGGCGAGACGCTGGCATAG
- a CDS encoding secondary thiamine-phosphate synthase enzyme YjbQ yields MRQAIHHLQVRAPARGLVEFTQHVRAFVEETAIDTGLLTVFCRHTSASLLIQENADPSVRRDMERYFATLAPEDASRYEHDTEGPDDMPAHLRTALTQVQLSIPVEHGEPVLGTWQGLYLFEHRRHPQSREIVLHLIGE; encoded by the coding sequence ATGCGCCAGGCCATTCATCATCTGCAGGTGCGAGCCCCCGCGCGCGGGCTCGTGGAATTCACGCAACACGTGCGCGCGTTCGTGGAAGAGACCGCGATCGACACGGGGCTCCTCACCGTGTTTTGCCGCCACACGTCGGCGTCGTTGCTGATTCAGGAAAACGCGGACCCTTCGGTGCGGCGCGATATGGAGCGCTACTTCGCCACGCTCGCGCCCGAAGACGCCTCACGCTACGAGCACGACACCGAAGGCCCCGACGACATGCCCGCGCACCTGCGCACCGCGCTCACGCAGGTGCAGCTTTCCATTCCGGTCGAGCATGGCGAACCCGTGCTCGGCACGTGGCAGGGGCTCTATCTGTTCGAGCACCGGCGTCACCCGCAGTCGCGCGAGATTGTGCTGCATCTCATAGGCGAGTGA
- a CDS encoding DUF4396 domain-containing protein, with protein sequence MPPWLAQAAAVWLPLSVLAALYVAADVALPRHRPPMRVMAFVWPLTVLYWGPVGLIFYFWFGRANRASSHETHKTHDAHTEHRGQHETASPPSVPSRPMWQAVFEGAAHCGAGCALGDFIGDWLAYGTDFRPWGSVFAGKVVVGFVLAYALGIVFQFFAIAPMRGLGVREGLVQAIKADTLSLVAYEVGMFVVMWFTSHAFTGLTPKTLAYWLPMQWAMLAGFATTYPVNVWLIARGIKERM encoded by the coding sequence ATGCCACCCTGGCTGGCTCAGGCGGCAGCGGTATGGCTGCCGCTTTCCGTGCTCGCCGCGCTCTACGTGGCCGCGGACGTCGCCTTGCCGCGGCACCGCCCGCCCATGCGCGTGATGGCATTCGTCTGGCCGTTGACGGTGCTCTATTGGGGCCCCGTGGGGCTGATCTTCTATTTCTGGTTCGGCCGCGCGAACCGTGCCTCTTCGCACGAGACGCACAAGACGCACGACGCCCACACTGAACACCGCGGCCAGCACGAGACTGCCTCGCCTCCATCAGTCCCGTCGCGTCCCATGTGGCAAGCGGTATTCGAAGGCGCGGCACACTGCGGCGCGGGCTGCGCGCTCGGGGACTTCATCGGCGACTGGCTTGCCTACGGCACCGACTTCCGCCCGTGGGGCTCGGTGTTCGCGGGCAAGGTGGTGGTGGGCTTCGTGCTGGCCTACGCGCTCGGCATCGTGTTCCAGTTCTTCGCGATTGCGCCCATGCGCGGCCTCGGCGTGCGCGAGGGACTCGTGCAGGCCATCAAGGCCGACACGCTTTCGCTCGTCGCCTACGAAGTGGGCATGTTCGTCGTGATGTGGTTCACGTCCCACGCCTTTACCGGCCTCACGCCGAAAACGCTCGCGTACTGGCTGCCGATGCAGTGGGCCATGCTCGCGGGCTTCGCCACCACGTATCCCGTCAACGTGTGGCTGATCGCGCGCGGCATCAAGGAACGCATGTAA
- a CDS encoding ABC transporter substrate-binding protein, whose product MAPEPACAQTPAQTKTLYLGMNGGSMEKAYTSQVLPDFEKAHNVKVTVVPGTSSETLARLLADRAHPPMHVAFLDDGVMARAVKSGVCQKLDDSPVLRELYPFARMKDDIGAGVQLGMTGIGYNTKLFAEKGWAPPGSWMDFANPKYRGKVVFQSAATSTFGLHGFLAINRLLGGSDRNVEPAFTKWASTVGPNVVAYIPDSAKLAPMIERGEAGLFPLTPTAAGDLEDKGVPVAYANPKEGAVLLLVDLCVVKDNPDPDLAQKLAQYLLSAAAQTKAAAAGRQIPTNRDAATTPAMRKSMGDLSDLVRKVTVVDWDAINAHRAEWDARWKRTIAQ is encoded by the coding sequence ATGGCGCCGGAGCCGGCCTGCGCGCAGACCCCGGCGCAGACGAAGACCCTCTACCTCGGCATGAACGGCGGTTCGATGGAAAAGGCGTACACGAGCCAGGTGCTGCCCGACTTCGAGAAGGCCCACAACGTGAAGGTGACGGTGGTGCCCGGCACGTCGTCGGAAACGCTCGCGAGGCTCCTGGCCGACCGCGCGCATCCGCCTATGCACGTGGCCTTTCTCGACGACGGCGTGATGGCGCGCGCGGTGAAGAGCGGCGTATGCCAGAAGCTCGACGACTCGCCCGTGCTGCGCGAACTGTATCCGTTCGCGCGCATGAAGGACGACATCGGCGCGGGCGTGCAGCTCGGCATGACGGGCATCGGCTACAACACGAAGCTCTTCGCCGAGAAGGGCTGGGCGCCGCCCGGTTCGTGGATGGACTTCGCCAATCCCAAATACCGGGGCAAGGTGGTGTTCCAGTCGGCGGCCACGAGCACGTTCGGACTGCACGGCTTTCTCGCCATCAACCGGCTGCTGGGCGGCAGCGACCGGAACGTCGAGCCCGCCTTCACGAAGTGGGCGAGCACGGTGGGGCCGAACGTGGTCGCATACATTCCGGATTCGGCGAAGCTTGCGCCGATGATCGAGCGCGGCGAGGCCGGCCTCTTTCCGCTCACGCCCACGGCCGCGGGCGACCTGGAGGACAAGGGCGTGCCCGTCGCCTACGCGAATCCGAAAGAGGGCGCCGTGCTGCTGCTCGTGGACCTGTGCGTGGTGAAGGACAACCCCGATCCCGACCTCGCCCAGAAGCTCGCGCAATACCTGCTTTCGGCCGCGGCGCAAACGAAGGCGGCCGCGGCGGGCCGGCAGATTCCCACCAACCGCGACGCCGCGACCACGCCCGCCATGCGCAAGAGCATGGGCGACCTGAGCGACCTGGTGCGCAAGGTGACCGTGGTGGACTGGGACGCCATCAACGCCCATCGCGCCGAGTGGGACGCGCGCTGGAAACGGACGATCGCGCAGTAG
- a CDS encoding helix-turn-helix domain-containing protein, with the protein MPKAAPKAVPKAATQAAPASQPGAGQTDHKAVGARLREARKARGLTLVQLSEQSGIAVSTISKAERGDIALTYDKFAALAHALQLDFGALFGRASSDPARTRQTPMTPAFTASGKQMIYDTPNYEYGMLAADLTGKRMVPMRAHVRARSLADFPDYIRHGGEEFVFLLQGALELRFENGTAYALTPGDSLYFDSAVGHVYLSTGEGDAEVLVCCVDADTDAPRPPEAI; encoded by the coding sequence ATGCCAAAAGCGGCCCCCAAAGCGGTGCCCAAGGCCGCGACCCAGGCGGCCCCCGCTTCGCAGCCCGGCGCCGGCCAGACCGATCACAAGGCCGTCGGCGCACGGCTGCGCGAGGCGCGCAAGGCGCGGGGGCTCACGCTCGTGCAGCTTTCGGAGCAGTCGGGCATTGCGGTGTCGACCATCTCCAAGGCCGAGCGCGGCGACATCGCGCTTACCTACGACAAGTTCGCCGCGCTCGCGCATGCCTTGCAGCTCGACTTCGGCGCGCTCTTCGGGCGCGCTTCGTCCGACCCGGCCCGCACCCGTCAGACGCCGATGACGCCGGCGTTTACGGCCTCGGGCAAGCAGATGATCTACGACACGCCGAACTACGAGTACGGCATGCTCGCCGCCGACCTCACCGGCAAGCGCATGGTGCCCATGCGCGCCCACGTGCGCGCGCGCTCGCTTGCGGACTTCCCCGACTACATCCGCCACGGCGGCGAGGAATTCGTGTTCCTGCTGCAAGGCGCGCTCGAACTGCGCTTCGAGAACGGCACCGCATACGCGCTCACGCCCGGCGACAGCCTTTATTTCGACAGCGCCGTGGGCCACGTCTACCTGAGCACGGGCGAAGGCGACGCCGAAGTGCTCGTGTGCTGCGTGGACGCCGACACCGACGCGCCGCGGCCGCCCGAAGCGATCTGA